tggcccgtTCCTTCCATTTAGCAGGGCTTAACCCGACTATGGCCATCTCCATAATCCATGCTCCATGCTCCATGTTCCCAGTTGCATTGTGCCAGCCTGTCCTCCGCCTTCCACTGCTCCGATCCACAAATCCTGGGGCCAGAGGCCCTTTTCCGTAGCGATCTGTGGCGTGAGAAGAGATTGAAAGAAGGAATTCGCAGATAAATCACACTAAATCATTTCACTCGACCGCCAGTCGCATAGTGGAGAGCACGGCGCATGCGCGCATGCTGCAATGCATCCAGTCGACCAGTCGGCCATCCAGTGGATGTGGCTGTGGATGCGGCTGTCGATCGGCGGCCAGAGGAGCAGCAAacacacagacagacagacagtcaGCGGTAACAAAGGCCACTGCAAAAGCTGCGAAGCACAACAGAACAAAACAGCGAGGGATTTTGAAAAAAAGGGGCGTGACAACTTCCGAATACCCAGTGGAGTCGAGGCATTATGCTTATAAAACTAAACACTATTCTCGTATAACAGACTACTTGTACTAGTATTAAACATTTAACATCAAAGTGGAAATATATTTCTTAAGCtgtataaaattattaaaaagtttcaaatattaatacaATAAATCATCTAATAGAATATTGTGCCTTGTTGTTtcatttttgcactttttgcATCCCAATAAACTGCCATAATGACCCGGAAATCGCATATAGCCCGTTTATAAATCGCTTGTGGCCAAGCGGCATCCAAAAACTGCATCTAcactccaacaacaacaacaaaaaactatgacgttgaaaaaaaaagttaaaggggtaaaaaaaaaaaaaaaaacaaggcaAGTTCGCTGCCATCGGCGGATTGCGCATTTTGAACGCCGGCGCGTACTAATCACTCGCATTGTTACACGATCACGCCATGGCATCACGTAGCCAAGGTGAAAGAAGGCCACGCCGGGGGCGTAGCGGGCGgttgggcgtggcagtgggcTGGCTGCGACGGGAGACAAATAGGCAGCGAATGTAACTGCACACCGGCGATGGGAAACGTCCATCCATCCAGCCATCGattcatccatccatccagtCAGCCAGCCAAGCCAACAATTGGACTTTAGAAAActtgcaaaatgcaaattgatcGAGCTAAATTAGTGAAAAATTGCTGCATACTGCGATTTAACTATTTATGTGggaaattttaagtttttattcaCACATAATTGATTATTCTGCAGGAGGAGTAGCTCTGGTCATTGGTAAATCTTCATCAATCTTCATGTAATCAATCAAATATTTGGTAATATATTATACTTAAGCTACATTGTTTAGttagttattattttttaagttttcttcctcaatttgattttatttaatatttactaAGAATGGCAATAGCTGTAGTGTTGTAAACAGTAGTTTGAAACAGGAACTTATTTGAgatattttcattaattttctttgtttgccgcactttcttttcattttcttcaATCAGAAGAAATTAATTTCTTTTGGCCACCAAGGTACGAGGTTTTCCCATTGTTCTGGGGCTTGTTTACCAAGCCAAATACCTTGCTGGCCGAAAGGCGAAAGACAAAAGGCCGCCAAGGTCAGTTAACGGCCGTGAACCAATTCCCCAGACCATTGatagatacatttgtatctttgtatTTGGGTAGCTTCGAATCGGTGGCGGCTGTTTATGTTTCGCTGAGGTCGTCAAGTTTAACAGTTGAAGGTCGGCGGAGGCGTTTTAAAACGCTACAAAAACGCGCACGCACAGTGGGACGAAAGCGAAGCCAAGTGGGCGAGTGGGCGAGTGggggtgtgggtgggtgggtggttggttcGGGTGTTTGTGTGGTTAAGTACATTAGCAGATTTATATCCGGCAACAATAAAAAGAACGACTCGCTAAAGAGCTAATGACTTGGATAATGAATTcgattttgttttcaattttgcTCGCTTTTGCGGCTGTTGTTTGGCTTCtcaatatttcaattttcaatttaccattttccattttccatttcccattttcctttttttattactcattttccttttgtttttggcgCTTCTGCGGGATTCGTGCGTCAATAATTAGATCATCTCCGCGCTGTTTGTTGTAGACGATTAGCGAAATCAAAAGCCAGCGGCGCACAAAGAAAGCGGAACGACAAACACAAACATATAGACTAAATGGGAAAtatcatttccatttcgatttcaatttcgatttccatttgtgTTTGGTTTTCCTTTCAGTGTTCAATTTTAGCACATTTCGGGCGTTATGGAATAGTGATATATTACGACGGGGATTCCCAAATCTAACATTTATACATATCTATTGTAGATTTATCTATTTCAATTAATAGTTAATGCTATGAAATGATTAGGTAGAAATATTGCATAATAAATACTTATTCAGAGTTGAAATGTCGATTAAAAACTTCGTTATCCTTGCCATTGCTGTCAGTTTAGACATCTGTCATTCTCCTCTCAACAATCTAACAATCAGAATCTAACAATCACAATCGAACAATTGTGCTTTCTGTTTTCGTTGAATAAATTCACTGGACTTTCTTTCGATTTTGCTGCCATGTCCTTCGAAGTTCGCATGAAGTGCCGCGATATGTTGGCTGCCGCCTTGAAATCGGGCCCTATGCCGCCAGGATGTGGCGATCCACATGACAAGGCCGCCCAACTGGAGGATGCCATCTTCGGGGAGCTGTCCAGCTGCCATGTCAAATACAAGAATCGGATTCGTTCGCGTTTAACCAACTTGCGCGATCCGAAGAATCCTGGCCTGCGCGAGAAGTTCCTTGTTGGCCTAATAACACCCCAGGAGCTGTCCCGCATGACGCCCGAGGAGATGGCCAGCGATGATCTGAAGCAGATGCGCCAGCAGTACGTCCAGGACTCGATCAATGCGGCTCAGTTGGGCAACGTGGAGGGCACCAAGACGAATCTGTTCAAGTGTGAGCGCTGCCACAAGCGCAACTGCACCCAATTGCATATCCGGGATGGCGACGAACCGATCATCACCTTCGTCATGTGCGATGATTGCGGCAATCGCTGGAAGAGCTAGACATTCCAGGATGgagtcacacacacaccaacgcACACAATTCCCAGTAACTCATACCCATACCCCACTGATTTCCTGTTGCCTGCCTCAATGTAAATAATACTTTTACaaaaacatatatacatattatgGAAATATATTGCATgacataacaataatattcaatCCAGAGGGTATCAATGAGTCCATCAAGTGCATATCGATCGATGCTCCTTTGTTCGCCTGCGAAAGCAGATAAAACAGCCACGAAAGTCGGAAAGAAAGCAAATCTTTGTTTTATAAACATTCAACAATATACGCATGTATGCATGTATAAAAAACGAGCGTAGCGCGCGttaatttaatgaatttttcGACTATTAGTTAGCACTTTACACTTTAATGAATCATTCGCAGCGATGATCTCGGAGTGGGTGGGATCGGATGGGATTGAATTGGATGAGATCTGATGGGTTGGTATATGTATATAGCATAGTATGTTTTAGTATGCGTGGGTCGTTGCCAAGTGCAGACAGATTATAGAAGTTAAAGCATTTGCTTTATGGCCACATTAACGACATTGACTCGGTTATGGGATTGGGATTCAGGTTTGGACTGCGAACTGGGATGCTAGGTGGACTCTTGACGGGCACAATGGGAATTGCTCCCCAGAGACgggcaaattaattaatatccGCCGTCGTAAACGCAGCgaacaaaatgcaaaagcgTATCAAGTAAATCGCATTAATTGgccatttggccaaaaaaccaTTAAAAAAAAGAGCTCAGGGCGCCGAATAAACAAAGTGGAAATGCGCCTTTCCCAGGCTTCCATTCCGTTTCATTTTGGCGTTTTTATGTCCGTCTGGCGCcggtcatcatcatcattttcCCCCACAAACAAAATCGCCTATTTGTTTTCGAATTTCATTTGTTGCTTAGTTGCTTTTTTTTCATTTGGCTGTTTGGCTTTTGTGATTTTAGCCACCGGTTCGAAATGTCGCTCAAAAAATTGACGACCCTGAAGGCGCCGGCGCCAGCGACAAGTGCGATCGCAGCAAGGTGGATGGTGCTggtggaaaatggggaaaaatgGGGGAAAGTCGGAAAATTCCGGTGGGATATGATGGTATGAAATGCCTTGAAATTGGCATGCAGACGCGCGGTGCTTTCAAGTGCCATATTTGATGTATAATGTTGGATTATATGGCCAAACGACCAAATGGATTTTGGCTTAAAGGCATTAGCAGTCGAGCACAAAAATGAATGACTGACATCGAAATGGACAACGACTTGGACATGGACACGGACATGGTTATGGAAAtgcgaaatgggaaatggacaTGGAAATATAGCCAATCAGTTCAAAGAGTTTTGCCGATGCTCGATTAAATCGGGTAGTTAACCGGCTGGGATTGCGAAGATCCGCTGAACAAGTTGCTTGTGTTTGGCATTATGTCGCAGATCTGGGGGATCAGCCAAAGTAAGCGATCAGATACAGGTAAAGCTATATAGTTTAGTACCACATCCAATGAAATTACGATTATTACATATTTAAATTGGTATTTATTAGAGGTTTAATAGTAATACCTTTATAAAACTACAAGTTACTTACTCAGTAACTTATTTGTATATTGAATTactatttaatttaaatgccagAATATCtaatatagaatatatataatatataatatagaaCATCTAATCATAAAGGATTTCCTATTGCCTATCATCCAGTTTTCACCTACTTTTGAAGCTAGCAACTAACTTTATTCATTTGAGCCATCATTTAATCGAAGTATTGAAGTATCTACGACATCAGTTGACCATAAAGGATTCACTATTGATTGTTATACGTTTATGGCGGCCAATTGATGCCCACTGACCTGTGTGTGGAAGCTCAGGATCGGCAGATCGACGGGTTTCAGCGGAACAGGTAGGCTGGTCGAGCGGAAATTCCCACCATACACATGTGGCTATAATGCCAACGGCAGCGAGGTGCGAAAACAGATGCAGCCTCATAAAAGGGGCGCAGATAAGGTCGCGGTTGCGTGGGAAAAGCCCATCCGACCAGGACCAGGACGAAGCAGTGCGGTTGGCGCATCATTGCCGCCATGTCTGCTCTTCCTACCTGCGCGGCCATGGCGATATCCTTGTGCAAGGATAAGGAGCGGGGATCATAAAACGCTGTCGCTTTTGTTTATGCTGCTTATTTAAATTGGCTTCTTGGCGGGCGTTGCGACCTGGTGCTagtcccaatcccaatcccaattccAATCCACATCCCATCCAATGCGTTCTACCTGTCCTAGGAATTTCCGATCCGGCCGCACCCATATGGCCACGGATGCGTGAGAGTGCTCCGTGCGATTCTAGATCATCGTGGGTATTCGCAGACAATCGGGTTATTGTGCCGCATTCGATTTTGGCTATTCGGTTTTCGGAAACTCTGACCaggttttcggttttcgattttgggtttgggtttgggtttttCCGGCCGCATCGTGCGTCATCTGGTGGCACAGGACGCACTTGCCCCTGCCAGTTGGGCCGTGCACCCTTGCGTCCAGGATTACGACACCTTCTGTGGAACTGCTGAATCGCAGAATCGCAACGATGACCTCTCAACCaactcctcctcatcctcctcctcatcctccatGCACTCCTACTCCTCGCCATTGATTGATTCGGCCGCGTGTGTTTGCATACTTGATGAATTGTGGCAATGATTGGGAACTACACTCGACGAAATTCTGGGGAAATGCTGGCAAAAATACATAAGAAAGCGATTTTGAATTAGAAATATCGAAACAATGAATATCATACTTGATCTATGGCATCTTTAGCTTAAAAGCACTTCTTGCTGATTGCTTGACCATAAGCTCCATACgttttttctttcagtgcagtTGTATGCCGACGCTGCATTCGCTTTCTTATGgctttgattttgatttatttgtggCCCGATTGTCAATCGGACGGTGATGATGATTAATTGCGACGGTGAATGCCAATTGTCGCCATTGGCTGCGATCTCGGCCCGAGACCCCAGTCCCCCAATCCCCATATACCCCCTACCTCGTAGTCCCCATTCCCTATCCCCCGTCACCGgtttccatttccatctccagccatttatttatttgtgggCGCGTGCTGGGGACTCCGATCCGAGAACAGGCCACACCCGCATTTGCATCAACAAATTAGCCGCTTGAAACATGTAAATCACgtgtggccacgcccacccccTCCCACGACGCCCATGTCCCCAGTCCGCCCTCGAAACGCCCAGCGAATACGTGGAATTCCTTTCGATCTCTGGAATGTGGACTACCCTGTTGATCTGTGCAACTGGAGAGGTAATTTTAATCGATTGACGAACACAAAAAtactatataatataatactataaaaaaataacaagatTGTCTCGACaatcagatacccattactctGATAATAAAAGTCGATATGCGATTATAATAGAGTGACATACTTAATAATACTATTTACTTTTAACTACTAAAGGCACTGATAGCGTATACTATACATAAAGCAAGGTGGAAAGCTATGGTCGAGTGACGCCACTATCAGATACCTCTTACTGGGATAatgtgagagagagagagagccaGCTGCTGTGGCAAGCGAAATGAGACAATTTTAAGTAATAGTAATGAAAAGCATTCATGGATGGAATGGAATCAACCGAATAGGTAACatcatatatttataaacaagTGTATAAGGTTCTTTAAGATAATTTTAAGCTAAGCTGTCGTAACAGGAAATTGTTTAGTTCAAATGCGGCGACAATGGCATTTCGGGACTTCTAATTTATAGAGCCGTACTAGATAAAATAAACGATCTGCAGATCCAAGATCGAATAGGGAAGCAATAGATCGCAGTGCATAGGAATTTGCCCCATCCCATCCATCTACCTTGCCGGAAGTCTTTCAGCCAGTGTTCTCATCGAAGAAAGAAACAAAATACAACGGGAACGATCGCTGCATAACTCAAGTGGCATCGATTGGGGATCGAATAAATGTGGGCAGGGGTTAAGAATTACGGGGGCTTCGTCATTTTCCTTGATTGACAGACGATCGTGGCGATTAATGTTCGAATGGGTAACGATAAATTTGCATTCGGCAGCGACCTTGACTGGGTGgctgtgggtggtgggtggcgaTGGCTGGCTGGTCActtatgaaaataaattgcataatCGTTTGGCTGACAACCATGAATCGAACAGAAGAGCCATCAACCGTCAgccctgctcctcctcctcctcctcctcctcctcctcctcctcctcctcctcctcctcctcctcctcctcctcctcctcctccaccgatccatgattatttttttatgcGTCAGTGGCGATGACGCCAGTGGTGCTAGCGTATCGGTGGTTTCGTGGACATGGACACACCCACCGTTGGCCAATTACGCCAGCGCCAACCCCCCACCCCCCCGGCGGCTGTCCACTTGTAGCCGCCTAGtttcgcctttgtttttggcattttgttcgttggatttccatttcaattaaTCAAAATTTGCGCTTCCGTTTCAATTTTTTCGCCCACGGGAAGGGCGGGACAGGAAGCATCGGGTGGCGAGAGCTCCATCAATTGACGAGCTTCGGTTTGTGTAAGTTAACAAGTGCACTTCGCTTCCAATAAATTATCACGGCGATCAGGTGCGTAGTGCGACCCCAAAAGGGGGGTTTTGAATAGGCGGGTTTTCTTCACtaaaaaaaccattacaaaaGTGTCTACAACTATGCAAAAAACTATCGAAAAGCATTTTGATTGCATAGTTCCATAGAATACAATCCGAAATACCTCTTTGATAGGCTAACGCATACCCCGTTGTAACTTGCCACCTAAGATGTACTACATTTTTGTTTGGAATAATTTCCATTGGTTAGAacccttttattttttattttaatcacTACTTGCGGGAGGATAAGCCCCCTCTATCTATTTTTTTATGACCACGCCACTGGACTTTGCACTGGCATTTTCATTCGATTGCTTTGcatttcgattcgattcgtttcGATTCAGTTGAAAGTGATGAAGatttattgttttcattaAAGTGGCCACATTTGCACCTCCGCTCGATTTGGCTGCTCCCGGTGTCATCCATTTTTATGGCCTGTTCGCGTTATTTATTTGACACTTCTTCGGGTTGGCCAGCAAACCGGTGGTGATCGATAGTTTGGCAGCGGTGCGATGATGGCTCCTTGGATCGCATTGGATTCAATTCAATATCatttcattccattccattcaaTTCGAtgcgattcgattcgattgggTTGGATTGATCGTCGCCGTGCGCGCATATTTGCAGTGGTGCATAAATTATTGCCAATCGGCACTTGGCCAAATGTTGCAGCTGCCGGCAGTTCTTTTGCCACTTTTCAAACGcctatttctgttttttgctttttttttttgttcaatttttcaATTGCCACAATGGGAAAAGCGCACGTACGCTGCCAATCAGCGATCGCAAAGGGTGGAAAAGCCActggaaaagcggaaaagcggtgggtggttgggtggtgtTGGACTCGCAGCACTTAAGGCCATTGGCATCGTTTGGCCCACtgcatatttgcatatttatagaATTTATTATTGGCACTGCGCTCTATGGAATTTTCATTCAGGCGCTGCAAATAGTTGAGTAATCAAATTTGAACTGGCAGTTGTTTACTGGGTCTTCAACACGAAAATATTGGGAGTATCTTGTTTATTTGGTTGGCTCGCCGATCGCAAAGATCAATCGATTCCAGTCGCCTACTTATCGACTGTCTTTGGGTATCTAGCAGTATCTGGGCCTCCTCCTACTCCTACTCCTCCTCTGGATTCATCGATGCAAGATGTGACTCTATTTATTGGCCGCGATGGCAGAACAACGACATTGCAACAAAgtcatttcaatttcaattgcgATTCAAATGCCAGCGACAAGCTGAAAAGCTGCAAATGCAGCTCAAGTGGCTGGCGAAGATGCGGCACAAATGTCATTATCGGTCCGTCTCATCTTAATGCAGTTCACTTGCTGCTGCAATGTGGTGCAGGGTGGTGCAGGGTGGTGGTGCAGGGTGGGTGGTGCTGCCGCTTGACAAGAGCATAAATATGCAACCGGCGAGCCATAAATTCCAATCAAATGCCCAGCAAAACGGCGAACAGAAGACACATGCCACAAGTTGACCCTGCCACCAGACGCTGCATCTCGCTCCCGCCAACAAGCTATCTCCCTTGCTCAATTTGCTAATTTGTTCACTACAGCAGGGCTTCTTTTTTCAAACTCTCTAACCAACTTAAGACTATTGTTTACATTCCATTTTTAACTAGTCTACATAACACCACCCATTCAAAAGTGAAACATAAATCCTGTTTTAATATCAGCGACTACATTCGCTTCTTAATTGCTCTGGTTCGCTTTACGGAAGTGCGCCTGTACTTGATTTGCCCGTAGGCGAGTTCAGCGACTGCCTTGGCTGATTAACTCCAATGAAACTGCATTTATTGTTGCAACTTGCTTTAATCAACGCTGCGCGGCTGAAAAGCTGACGAGTGCCTGGAAATCTGCGGCATCATCTTCCGGGTGCAAAATCGCCAGCATCGCCAGCACGTGTGGTCCATGCTGGCGTAATCTTGGCCTCCCAATCCTCaagctgctcctcctcctactcctcctcctcctccttctccttctgCTCGTAATTAGCTTCAATTAATTTGCCTGCCATTTCTATTCGGGAAacgcacacaagcacacacgcacgcacacacagtgTTTGGCTGGCCTGCGCCTCTGTTTTTTATGGCTCATAAAACAAAACGTCGCATTTGCATAATAATTGTTGCCATTTCATTGCGTGTCCATATATCACACATCATCaaaaaagcataaaaaaaGTGGTGGCCATCGCGGGCGGGGGAAACTCGTTTCGCTGGCGGCGGCGCTTTTACACGTTTGTAACAGCAAGTGgaccacgcggcgtatgagtaatctGCCTCAAATTGCCACTTCTCACCAAAAATTATCGAATGCGTAGGCGCTGCCGCCAATTAACAAATAAACATTGTCTAATTAGCAaagaaataaagcaaaaaagagaGTGCACTCCTAATTAGGTGATGGAAATGGGGTTGGCCAGCTGGTCGCCCAGAAGCTGCTTCAGTTGCTCCCGCATCTGCTCGCTGATCTCCTGGCTCTCGCTGCTCTCGAAGCTCACTCCTCCAAAGTTGGGCACCTGCAGATTCCTTTGGCCAGAGGTCAGGAGCATGACGCAGAGCAGCAGGTGATATGGAATATGGGATTCCAATCCGACTCCTCCGCCGCAGCATCAGCCTGGTGCATAAATCTATGGATTTATGGATTGCTTTTCGCACTGCGAGCTCCAGATTCAGATACACGAGCGATTATCCGCCAGATACAAGATACTTGTCCCTTAGAACGTTAGTGACTCGTGGATATCAGTCATCGTACACAGGTTAAGTAAAACTGAATTAAATTAAGCGACTTTCAACGAAATCGCTAATTCATGGAATGCGTAATCCAAGTGATCCAACTTATCCAAGTGGGTGAAATGAGGTGCGGCGAGGTGGTAGACCAGTGGCTGGGTGGGTCAGTGGTTGTAAGTGGTTGGCTTATGTGCGACCATTTAAGAGTGATTAAGAGTGAAACGGCATTTTCCATTGATTAATTAACATGGACTCGAACTGGCCAACGTCACTCGATGCCAAGCGATTGTTAATTGAGAGTGGGGATCAGTGGTGCGATGGGTGGtgcagtgggtggtgctggcgACACCGCGTCTGTTTCTGGTGAAATGCAACGCTCTGGATGGCATTTGGGAAATGGGATGGCAATTGATTGGACGGCAAATTTTCCCATTGTGTGGAAAATTCACCGCCGTTGATTCATGGCACTCATTGTTGTATTTATTAGGTCATTCATGCGATCGATTTCATTCACAATGAACTGAAAATGATGTCATCCAGCTGGATGAGAACGAGATCCCCGCGGGTGAGCAATGTGTGTGAATTTCCTAAACAATCGGTCCGATCTAGAAAATTGCCACACTGACAGCCAGTAATAAATGTTtagcatattttgtaaaattttcTTAAGTGCAATAGGATCCTTGAATTCCATTAAATAAAACAACTTGTTACAATATGAAATtaagaaataatttaaaatttattaacttAAGTAGTCGTAGGTATTTTTAATGCACCActtttttctctcagtgtcgGCGCTAGTTTCTGTATATTTATTCGACCAGCATCGATCAACATCCCACTCAGCATCCAGAGCTCATCTAGCCGCTCATAAAATCCATCAATATTGAAACACTCAACAAATGAGTAGtccaaataaaattaatgcTCGTCAATTATCGCTACTACAATCGGAAATGGTTATAGTTTATTCCGAATGAATTAAGTCAAATAATATTAGAAATTCGCGGGAAATTGACGCCTTTGCAGTTTGTTTAAAGTTTATCaaacattatttttaatgcCTCTTAGCAACAGGAAATATGAGGGCATAGTCATTTCAcgtgaaattcaatttaaataataagaGGCTAAAGTCGCGTTGCCCGACCATTAGATACCCCTTATTCAGCTAGtggcatatcgatagaaatggggaaacaatattaaaatgaACAAGAATAGGGTCGAAAACGCTACTTTCTACATTTGTACATTTCAACAAAGCCGGAATTCCATTTTACGCTATGAGTATAGGGtatattcattatttttgaACTAAGagaaaatattgaataaatTATTTACGCCAGAATTAACTACAAATCTTTTTACACAGTTGTCAAAAGTAAATTGTATGTAAAATTTAGCTATACATCTTACAAATACCTTCACACACGGCCAGAGCGACACCTATCGTCAGTTTGTCGAACCACCGAGGTTGGTGCAGTTTTACAGCCATAGGTGTCGCTATTCAGCAAATCGATTAAGCGTTTACATTTCAACTCAAAATGTGAATTTTTTAAATCGTTTGAATTTAAGCAAAAGTGATTTTTAAAGAACTAttgtaataataattatatgtaatatttaTGTAATAAAATGTGTTAAAATGTAAACGATGTATGTACATAGTACATGTACATAATCAATTAACCCACTACGTAGCCCTAAAAATACCATAAATCATAGCTGATGGAATTTTGAATTATTGACCTCTTTTGTGCGAAACTCTAGGCAAACAAAAGACGACATGAAATTTCAGTTGCGCAAAAAATTAACATAAATCGCTGGCGAAAAAAAGGAGACCAAGACCGCAGGACGCACAAACAAAAGGATAAGGCGGTGGTGAAGGTAAACGGCATAGGGCATAAGGTATTTGgcatttgccaaaaattgcgGCGCCATCGCGCTGAATGTGTGGCAAAACAATAAGCCAaacaataaatcaaaatatgaaataataatAGCGTGCTCGTCGCCTTGCCCGCGGCCCAGGATGATACACGACTCGAGTTAAAGGACGAAGACGACGATATGGATgtgaatgtggatgtggaggaTTCCCTCCTTCTCGCAGCAACAGCTGTAAGTCACGGAGCGCCCATTGTGCGATCGCTTGAAACCCGATCAGGCTTTCGGGCGATCCAGCCATGGAAATGCAAGGATGTaggacgcaggacgaaggaccaAGGAGCAGCATCCTGCGGTCGCCTCCTCTGCGCTCGCACATTTTGGCAAACGCTTTATCCCCTCGCCGCGGCGATTTACTCTCTCCCCGATGCATAAATCTTAATATGTCATAATTCGAAATAATTTCCCAAAACCGCAAAGGCAAGTAGTTCGCACCAAGGGGCCGACAGGACGAtaaggaccaaggaccaaggacccgCTGAGCCAACGGAAATGCAAAACTAGGCGGCACATACAAGAAATACGTTGGTCAATTCTTTATACAatagcttttttttcaataacAATAGTATAGTAACTAAGTATCCTTCACAAATTTGAGTTTACTtcataataaatttattttaaatttttgtt
The Drosophila mauritiana strain mau12 chromosome X, ASM438214v1, whole genome shotgun sequence DNA segment above includes these coding regions:
- the LOC117147817 gene encoding transcription elongation factor S-II, with the protein product MSFEVRMKCRDMLAAALKSGPMPPGCGDPHDKAAQLEDAIFGELSSCHVKYKNRIRSRLTNLRDPKNPGLREKFLVGLITPQELSRMTPEEMASDDLKQMRQQYVQDSINAAQLGNVEGTKTNLFKCERCHKRNCTQLHIRDGDEPIITFVMCDDCGNRWKS